GCACCTCTATATATAATTGAACCTAATATTGCAGAAATAATCGACCATAAAATATTCTTATCCCTTAATAAAGCTTCTCCTATTATCACAGATGCCAAACCTGCAACAATTGTTCCTATACCCATTCCTACATCAGCAAATCCTTGATATTGTGCCACGAGAGAACCGGAAAGAGCCACAAGAGCGTTTGCAATAATTAGTCCCAATATGATTGTCGTATTTGTATTTATTCCTATACTCCTTACCATTTGCTGGTTATCCCCCGTAGCTCTGAGGGCAAATCCTGCACCGGTCTGCAAAAATATATTGATTATAACAATCACAATGACAACAACCAAAGCAAAAGAAACCAAGTACTTATAATTATTTAAAAAATTAAAATAATCAAAAATTGTTCTTTGCCCTAAAAGAGGTAAATTTGATTTTCCCATTATCCTTAAATTTACCGAATACAATGCCGTCATAGTCAAAATTCCTGCCAACAATTCCGTTATCTTTAACTTAGTATTCAAAAATCCGGTAACAGCCCCTGCAATACCACCGGATATTATAGCAACAATTATTGCAATAATTGGGCTAACACCGCTTAGTATTAGCTTGGCAGTAACAGCAGCTCCCAGTGGAAAACTGCCGTCTACTGTCAAATCAGCAAAATTGATTATTTTAAATGATATATAAACGCCAAGTGCCATTATTCCAAACACAAGTCCCTGCTCTAACGATGAGATGGCAAATGCCATATTAATTCCTCCAAAAATATTATTGTCCTGAAAATTTATCTATTATTTAATTATATCCTGTGCTTTTTTCAAAACACTATCAGGTATCTTAATACCAATTGTATCTGCTTCTTTTTGATTTATTACAAGCTGTAATTTATCAGCTGTTTCAACCTTAATATTTTCCGGCTTTTCTCCCTTTAATATTCTAACAGCTATTTTACCTGCTTGGTATCCTAAGTCATTATAATTTATTCCAAGTGTCGCTAAACCTCCCCCTTCAACCATTCCTTTTTCTGCAGGAATTACCGGTTTTTTGGCTTGATTTGCTACTTTTATTATTGCACCTATTGAAGATGCAACGGTATTATCGGTAGGAAGCCATATTACATCAACTTTGCCAACAATTGACTGGGTTGCCTGATTAACCTCACTGCTGTTTGAAACAGTAGCCTCTGAAACAGTATACCCCATTGATTCGGCAGCAGCTTTTGCCTGCTTAACCTGAACGGTTGAATTAACCTCACCTGCATTATATATTATACCTAATTTTTTTGCATCTGGAACGATTTCTTTGATTAAATTTATCTGATCCTTTACAGGTACCATATCAGAAGTCCCTGTTGCATTCGTACCCGGCTTATCCATCGATTTTACAAGACCCGCGGCTACCGGATCGGTAACAGCAGTAAAAACAATAGGAATACTGTCCGTGGCTTTTTTTGCTGCTTGTGAAGTTGGTGTAGCTATAGAAAAGATTAAATTAACCTTTTGGTCAACAAATTTTTTGGCGATTGTTTGAGCGGTAGACATATCACCCTGTGCATTTTCCATTATATAATTTACATTTTTACCTTCTTCATAACCATTATCTTTCAATGCCTTTATAAATCCTTCTCTTGCACTGTCGAGTGCTGGATGTTCTACTATCTGCATAATGCCGATAGTAACTTTTTTATCAGAACTGCTATTCTTTGAAGCTTGGTTTGATGATGTACCATTACATCCTGATAATGCAAACATC
This is a stretch of genomic DNA from Aceticella autotrophica. It encodes these proteins:
- a CDS encoding ABC transporter substrate-binding protein; this encodes MKRVLVVFSIIFTLMFALSGCNGTSSNQASKNSSSDKKVTIGIMQIVEHPALDSAREGFIKALKDNGYEEGKNVNYIMENAQGDMSTAQTIAKKFVDQKVNLIFSIATPTSQAAKKATDSIPIVFTAVTDPVAAGLVKSMDKPGTNATGTSDMVPVKDQINLIKEIVPDAKKLGIIYNAGEVNSTVQVKQAKAAAESMGYTVSEATVSNSSEVNQATQSIVGKVDVIWLPTDNTVASSIGAIIKVANQAKKPVIPAEKGMVEGGGLATLGINYNDLGYQAGKIAVRILKGEKPENIKVETADKLQLVINQKEADTIGIKIPDSVLKKAQDIIK
- a CDS encoding ABC transporter permease; the encoded protein is MAFAISSLEQGLVFGIMALGVYISFKIINFADLTVDGSFPLGAAVTAKLILSGVSPIIAIIVAIISGGIAGAVTGFLNTKLKITELLAGILTMTALYSVNLRIMGKSNLPLLGQRTIFDYFNFLNNYKYLVSFALVVVIVIVIINIFLQTGAGFALRATGDNQQMVRSIGINTNTTIILGLIIANALVALSGSLVAQYQGFADVGMGIGTIVAGLASVIIGEALLRDKNILWSIISAILGSIIYRGAISIALTIGFNPTDLKLLTAVLVVIALSLPGLKKIVLNNK